The Fluviicola sp. genome segment GTGTAAACCAGCAGGTAATGGTCATTGATAACACGGCACCTGTAACTTCAGCGCTTCCAACTGTAAATGTAACGTGTAACCAGGTGGTAACTGTCCCGGTAGCAACGGATGATTGCGCAGGTGTGATTACTGCAACGACCAATGATCCTGTTTCGTATGCAACAGCAGGAACGTATACCATTACCTGGAATTTCAATGACGGAAACGGGAACACAGCTTCTCAAAGCCAAACGGTAGTTGTTTCCTGTTCAAGTGCCGGGTTGGATGATTTGAGTGCTTCTGCGCTGTTCGTTTATCCTGTTCCGGCTTCAGAGAATTTATCGATCGGAACGACTTCTTTGATGGGAGAACAGGCAGTCATTTATGATGCAAAAGGCCAAAAGGTTGCGGAAGTTCGTTTGGAAAGCATGAAAACGGACCTGAATGTTTCTCTTTTGGAAAATGGGTTTTATGTGCTGAAAGCAGGGAATTCCACTTCGCAGTTTGTAATCAGTAAGTAAAAATAAAAACCACCACTATTCGCAAAAAAAAGGCTGTCTGCTTAGGTATGGCAGCCTTTTTAGTTCGGTATTTAACCATATAAATGAACCATATGGGTTAATCTAAAAACCACATTGGTAATAGAACACAGAGGTTTTGTTTTGATTAGTGCTATTCAAGCTGGCAATTTGTCGTTTCGCTCCGCTCTCATTTTCTTTTAACTACATAGGTACATAAGCCACATAGTTTTGAATGGGTTGTTTAAAAAAAACTATGTTCTATTGTGAACTATGTGGTTAACAAAAAAGGCGCCCATTTCTGAACGCCTTGTGCATATAAAGAGTGATTCTTATTTTCTGTCTTTGATAGCAACGTAATCTCTGGATACAGATCCAGTGTAGATTTGTCTTGGGCGACCGATCGGTTCTCCACCTTCAGACATTTCTTTCCATTGTGCAATCCATCCCGGAAGACGTCCTAATGCGAACATTACGGTAAACATTTCAGATGGAATTCCAAGAGCTTTGTAGATGATTCCGGAGTAGAAATCTACGTTCGGGTACAAGCTTCTTGATTTGAAGTATTCGTCTTCCAAAGCTACTTTTTCCAATTTCTTGGCAATTTCCAATAACGGATCGTCGATTTTCAATTTCTCCAATACGTCATCTGCAGCTTTCTTAATGATCGTAGCACGCGGGTCAAAGTTTTTGTAAACGCGGTGACCGAATCCCATCAAACGGAATGGATCGTCCTTGTCTTTTGCTTTCAATACCCATTTGTCAACGTCTCCTCCGTCGTTGTGGATTTTCTCCAGCATTTCGATTACTGCCTGGTTAGCTCCACCGTGAAGCGGCCCCCAAAGAGCAGAAATACCTGCGGAAATGGATGCGTATAAGTTTGCCTGGGATGAACCTACGATACGAACTGTAGATGTAGAACAGTTTTGTTCGTGATCCGCATGAAGGATCAACAATTTGTTCAATGCGTCAACAACAACCGGATCAACTTTGTAATCTTCCGTTGGCATTGCAAACATCATGTACAGGAAGTTCTTTACGTAATCGTATTCGTTCTTAGGGTACATGAACGGGTGACGCATGGAGTTTTTGTATGACCATGCAGCCAGTGTAGGCAATTTCGCTAACAAACGTAAAATTGTTCTGTTCTTTTTCTCAGCACTTCTGTTCGGGTCCAAAGACTCCGGGTAGAAGGTAGAAAGTGAACAAACCATTGCAGATAATACTCCCATTGGGTGTGCCTGAGCAGGATATGCTTCAAAGAATTGCTTCATATCTTCGTGCACCAATGTGTGTTTAGTGATGCTTGAGATAAACTCATCCAATTGCGCCTGAGTCGGCAAATCACCATAGATCAACAAATAAGCAACTTCAATAAAGCTTGCCTTCTCTGCCAATTGCTCGATCGGGTATCCACGGTAATGAAGAATTCCTTCTTCACCATCTAAAAAAGTGATGGCACTGGTTGTAGCACCTGTATTTTTGTAACCTACATCTAAAGTTACATAACCCGTTTCCTGACGAAGTTTTGAAATATCAATCGCCAATTCATTTTCAGTACCTTGTACAACCGGGAATTCATATACTTTCCCGTCTAATTCGATTTTCGCAATTTTGCTCATGATGAGATGATCTATAAGAGTGTTATCTAACAATTTTATTAGCCGCACTAAATTAGTAAAGAAATAAATACAATAAACTGCAAACGATAAACTTTTTTTGCCAAAAAAGGTTAGCTAAAAAGGCCTCCGGAAATGAATCCGGAGGCCTTTGTCAATGCTATTAAATTGAACGGGTTGATCTACAGGTTTTTCTCCGTATAATCCAACATCATTGTAAACAGGTGGTTTCTTGTATTCCCACCATAAATACCATGGTTTTTATTCGGATAAATAAACAGGTCAAATTGCTTGTTCGCTTTTACCAGTGCGGTAATGAATTCCATCGTGTTCTGGTAATGCACATTGTCATCAGCTGAACCGTGGATCAATAAGAATTTCCCTTTTAACTTGTCGGCATGATTGACAGGGGAATTGTCGTCATAACCGCTGGCATTTTCCTGCGGAGTACGCATGAAACGCTCGGTATAGATATTGTCGTAATTTCTCCAGTTGGTAACCGGTGCCACTGCGATTCCCATTTTGAAAACGTCAGCACCTTTTGTCATAGCCAGTGAAGTCATGAAACCACCGTAACTCCAGCCCATGATCCCGATTCTGTTCGGATCAACGTAGGATTCTTTCTGAAGGTTTTTGGCTACCGCGATCAAATCTTCGGTTTCCAGTTTACCCAGTTGCAGGTACGTCGATTTTTTGAATTTAGCACCACGGAATTGTGTACCGCGGGTATCCACACAGAAAACAATGTATCCTTTACGGGTCAGTAACTGGTGGTACAGGTAGTTTGGCCCGTCGTAATCATTAGTCACCATGTTGCTTCCCGGCCCGCAGTAAACGTTGAAGTAAACCGGGTATTTTTTGTTCGGGTCGAAGTTTGCAGGTTTCATCATCCATGCGTTCAATTTTCCGGCAGCGCCGTCCACTTGCATGAATTCTTTCTGACTGAAGCTCATACCATCGAATTTCTTTTGAAGTTCCGTATTTGCTTCCAATACCTGCAATTCTTTCCCCGTGCGGTCACAAAGGGAAGTGGTTGGTACGGTGTTGGCACT includes the following:
- a CDS encoding citrate synthase, which translates into the protein MSKIAKIELDGKVYEFPVVQGTENELAIDISKLRQETGYVTLDVGYKNTGATTSAITFLDGEEGILHYRGYPIEQLAEKASFIEVAYLLIYGDLPTQAQLDEFISSITKHTLVHEDMKQFFEAYPAQAHPMGVLSAMVCSLSTFYPESLDPNRSAEKKNRTILRLLAKLPTLAAWSYKNSMRHPFMYPKNEYDYVKNFLYMMFAMPTEDYKVDPVVVDALNKLLILHADHEQNCSTSTVRIVGSSQANLYASISAGISALWGPLHGGANQAVIEMLEKIHNDGGDVDKWVLKAKDKDDPFRLMGFGHRVYKNFDPRATIIKKAADDVLEKLKIDDPLLEIAKKLEKVALEDEYFKSRSLYPNVDFYSGIIYKALGIPSEMFTVMFALGRLPGWIAQWKEMSEGGEPIGRPRQIYTGSVSRDYVAIKDRK